A genomic window from Streptomyces broussonetiae includes:
- a CDS encoding amino acid deaminase has product MSSSEALARLAEERVDHRFKGLPPDADGLTVGELAAQRRNLFAEADGFASPVLALSAERLEHNLALMETYAARHGLAFAPHGKTSMAPQLFHRQLEHGAWGITLAVPHQVRVARAFGVQRVFLANELVDAPALRWIAGELAADPDFRFVCYVDSVRGVQLMDAALNGSARPVDVVVELGAGDGARTGVRTQADARAVADAVAAAATLRLVGVAGYEGEVPQADPERVHSYLHRLVALAVEFDKDGRFTDAQEIVVSAGGSAWFDAVADVFAQIPELSLPVLKLLRSGAYVSHDDGHYRRITPFTRVPEEGALEPAFRLWAQVVSRPTPEQAFANAGKRDAAYDLDLPDAQVVRRGGVERPADGITVTGLSDQHAWLRTEPGADLEVGDWIGLGLSHPCTSFDKWQLIPVAEADGTVVDYIRTYF; this is encoded by the coding sequence ATGAGCAGCAGCGAAGCGCTCGCCCGGCTGGCCGAGGAACGCGTCGACCACCGCTTCAAGGGCCTCCCGCCGGACGCCGACGGCCTCACCGTCGGCGAGCTGGCCGCCCAGCGCCGTAACCTCTTCGCCGAGGCCGACGGCTTCGCCTCGCCCGTCCTCGCGCTGTCCGCCGAGCGCCTGGAGCACAACCTGGCACTCATGGAGACGTACGCCGCCCGGCACGGACTCGCCTTCGCCCCGCACGGCAAGACCTCCATGGCCCCGCAGCTCTTCCACCGCCAGCTCGAGCACGGCGCCTGGGGCATCACGCTGGCGGTGCCCCACCAGGTGCGGGTCGCCCGGGCGTTCGGCGTCCAGCGGGTCTTCCTCGCCAACGAGCTGGTGGACGCCCCGGCCCTGCGCTGGATCGCGGGCGAACTGGCCGCCGACCCGGACTTCCGGTTCGTCTGCTACGTCGACTCCGTACGCGGCGTGCAGCTGATGGACGCGGCCCTGAACGGCTCCGCGCGGCCCGTGGACGTCGTCGTGGAGCTGGGCGCGGGCGACGGGGCCCGTACCGGCGTGCGCACGCAGGCCGACGCCCGCGCCGTCGCCGACGCGGTGGCCGCGGCAGCGACGCTGCGGCTCGTGGGTGTCGCCGGGTACGAGGGCGAGGTGCCGCAGGCCGATCCGGAGCGGGTGCACTCGTACCTGCACCGGCTGGTGGCGCTCGCCGTCGAGTTCGACAAGGACGGACGCTTCACGGACGCGCAGGAGATCGTGGTGAGCGCGGGCGGCAGCGCCTGGTTCGACGCGGTGGCCGATGTGTTCGCGCAGATCCCCGAACTCTCCCTGCCCGTGCTCAAGCTGCTGCGCTCGGGCGCGTACGTCTCGCACGACGACGGGCACTACCGCCGGATCACCCCCTTCACCCGGGTCCCCGAGGAGGGCGCCCTGGAGCCCGCCTTCCGGCTGTGGGCGCAGGTCGTCTCCCGGCCCACCCCCGAGCAGGCCTTCGCCAACGCGGGCAAGCGCGACGCCGCCTACGACCTGGACCTGCCGGACGCCCAGGTGGTACGCCGAGGCGGTGTCGAGCGCCCGGCCGACGGGATCACCGTGACCGGGCTGTCCGACCAGCACGCCTGGCTGCGCACGGAGCCGGGCGCCGACCTCGAGGTCGGTGACTGGATCGGCCTCGGTCTGTCCCACCCGTGCACGTCCTTCGACAAGTGGCAGCTGATCCCGGTCGCGGAGGCGGACGGGACGGTCGTCGACTACATCCGTACGTACTTCTAG
- a CDS encoding IclR family transcriptional regulator: MSQTVDRALSILPLLAEGPADLGQVADRLGVHKSTALRLLRTLHEHGLVYRQSDQRYRLGARLFALAQEAMENLDIREIAHPHLVRLNEACGHTVHLAVHEENEVLYIDKVESRYPVRMYSRIGKPVAITVAAVAKLLLADLPEPERRTLADQLDYPLYTARSTPNAPAFLRELEQVREQGWATDLGGHEESINCVAAPIRGADGRVVAAMSVSAPNVVVTAEELLTLLPQVRRTADAISGEYSGRTPVTDPTRDPS, from the coding sequence ATGAGTCAGACCGTCGACCGCGCCCTGAGCATCCTGCCGCTGCTCGCCGAGGGCCCCGCCGACCTCGGGCAGGTCGCCGACCGCCTGGGCGTCCACAAGTCCACGGCGCTACGACTCCTGCGCACCCTGCACGAGCACGGTCTGGTCTACCGCCAGTCCGACCAGCGCTACCGCCTCGGCGCCCGCCTCTTCGCCCTCGCCCAGGAGGCGATGGAGAACCTCGACATCCGCGAGATCGCCCACCCCCACCTCGTACGGCTCAACGAGGCCTGCGGCCACACCGTGCACCTCGCCGTCCACGAGGAGAACGAGGTCCTCTACATCGACAAGGTGGAGAGCCGCTACCCGGTCCGCATGTACTCGAGGATCGGCAAGCCCGTCGCCATCACCGTCGCGGCCGTGGCCAAGCTCCTCCTCGCCGACCTCCCCGAACCCGAGCGCCGCACCCTCGCGGACCAGCTCGACTACCCCCTGTACACGGCCCGTTCGACCCCCAACGCCCCTGCCTTCCTGCGGGAGTTGGAGCAGGTGCGCGAACAGGGCTGGGCCACCGACCTCGGTGGCCACGAGGAGTCCATCAACTGCGTCGCCGCCCCCATCCGCGGCGCCGACGGCCGGGTGGTCGCCGCGATGTCGGTGTCCGCGCCGAACGTGGTCGTCACCGCCGAGGAACTCCTCACCCTGCTCCCGCAGGTCCGCCGTACCGCGGACGCGATCAGCGGCGAGTACTCCGGAAGAACGCCGGTGACGGACCCCACGAGGGACCCGTCATGA
- a CDS encoding sugar kinase: protein MDVVTLGESMVTFLPGRPGRLADVPSFDRAIGGAESNVACVLAAAGHTARWVGRVGADGFGDHLVERIAAYGVDVTSVRRDPARPTGIYFRTAGDRGTGAHEVAYYRAGSAASAMSAANVDLAAVRAGRVLHLSGITAALSADCRALLGELTAPRADRPLLSFDVNHRPGLWRTAEGPLVLLDLARRADVVFVGEDEAAQAWGITGGPRAVRQALPEPAVLVVKQGASGATAFDGRRPPVFEPALDVDVVATTGAGDAFAAGFLSGTLRDLPLKSRLRHGHLFAAAALTTPGDLAAPPARDHADRLTTLDDTAWGRLRLGPGWTQADVAEEEANTP, encoded by the coding sequence GTGGACGTGGTGACACTCGGCGAGTCCATGGTCACCTTCCTGCCCGGCCGCCCGGGCCGCCTCGCGGACGTGCCCTCCTTCGACCGCGCGATCGGCGGCGCCGAGTCCAACGTGGCCTGCGTCCTGGCCGCCGCCGGCCACACCGCCCGCTGGGTCGGCCGGGTCGGCGCGGACGGCTTCGGCGACCACCTGGTCGAGCGGATCGCCGCATACGGCGTCGACGTCACGTCCGTACGCCGCGATCCTGCCCGCCCGACGGGCATCTACTTCCGCACGGCCGGCGACCGGGGCACGGGCGCGCACGAGGTGGCGTACTACCGGGCGGGCTCGGCGGCGTCGGCGATGAGCGCGGCGAACGTGGACCTCGCGGCGGTACGGGCGGGGCGGGTCCTGCATCTGTCGGGGATCACCGCCGCGCTGTCCGCCGACTGCCGTGCGCTGCTGGGCGAGCTGACGGCGCCTCGTGCGGACCGGCCGCTGCTGTCCTTCGACGTGAACCACCGGCCGGGTCTGTGGCGGACGGCCGAGGGCCCGCTGGTGCTGCTGGACCTCGCCCGGCGGGCGGACGTCGTCTTCGTGGGCGAGGACGAGGCGGCCCAGGCCTGGGGCATCACCGGGGGTCCGCGGGCCGTCCGGCAGGCGCTGCCGGAGCCGGCGGTGCTGGTGGTGAAGCAGGGCGCGAGCGGCGCGACGGCCTTCGACGGGCGCCGGCCGCCCGTCTTCGAACCGGCCCTGGACGTGGACGTCGTCGCCACCACCGGTGCCGGAGACGCCTTCGCCGCAGGCTTCCTCTCCGGCACCCTGCGCGACCTCCCCCTCAAGTCCCGCCTCCGCCACGGCCACCTCTTCGCCGCGGCGGCCCTCACCACCCCCGGCGACCTGGCCGCACCCCCCGCCCGGGACCACGCCGACCGCCTGACCACCCTCGACGACACCGCATGGGGGAGACTTCGACTCGGCCCCGGCTGGACGCAAGCCGACGTGGCCGAGGAGGAGGCGAACACCCCATGA
- a CDS encoding RidA family protein: MTEKIALTPKTHTTPPAKFSHGVKKGNILQVAGQVGFLPAEDGKPPTPAGPTLREQTLQTLANVRAILVEGGASWDDVMMIRVYLTDVDHFAEMNEIYNSYFEEQGLTQPPAARTTVYVGLPAGLLIEIDALAVLG; encoded by the coding sequence ATGACCGAGAAGATCGCCCTCACCCCCAAGACCCACACCACCCCGCCCGCGAAGTTCTCGCACGGCGTGAAGAAGGGCAACATCCTCCAGGTCGCCGGCCAGGTCGGCTTCCTGCCCGCCGAGGACGGCAAGCCCCCGACGCCGGCCGGCCCCACCCTGCGCGAGCAGACCCTGCAGACCCTCGCCAACGTCAGGGCGATCCTCGTGGAGGGCGGCGCGAGCTGGGACGACGTGATGATGATCCGCGTCTATCTGACGGACGTGGACCACTTCGCCGAGATGAACGAGATCTACAACAGCTACTTCGAGGAGCAGGGGCTCACCCAGCCGCCCGCCGCCCGGACCACGGTCTACGTCGGTCTCCCGGCCGGCCTCCTCATCGAGATCGACGCGCTCGCCGTCCTCGGCTGA